The following are encoded in a window of Paenibacillaceae bacterium GAS479 genomic DNA:
- a CDS encoding K+-transporting ATPase ATPase B chain, with protein MSHRKKALNGDIIRQALKESVLKLDPRVMFRNPIMFVVEIGFVITLFLSFAPNAFGGDTPAWFNITVAIILLITLLFANFAEALAEGRGKAQADSLKHSKKDIVAYKETGGTLREVSSSELRRGDIVQIEAGQWVPGDGEVVEGLASVDESAITGESAPVIKEAGGDFSSVTGGTKVLSDWIKVRITSDPGESFLDRMISLVEGAKRQKTPNEIALNTVLTCLTIIFLIVVVTLPFFGNYLDVTLEVPVLIALLVCLIPTTIGGLLSAIGIAGMDRVTQFNVIAMSGKAVEAAGDINTIILDKTGTITYGNRMASEFISVGGTNETAVAEWAVVSSLKDGTPEGRSVVELAKKMGLSDNQSLAADGEWVEFRAETRMSGINLTDGRKVRKGSVDAIKKWVTEQGGAIPSDLDVKSDKVASAGGTPLAVAVDERLLGIIYLKDTVKPGMKERFEQMRQMGIKTIMCTGDNPLTAQTIAREAGVDDFIAESKPEDKIAVIKREQAAGKLVAMTGDGTNDAPALAQADVGIAMNSGTTAAKEAANMVDLDSDPSKIIEVVAIGKQLLMTRGALTTFSISNDVAKYFAIIPAMFMAAIPQMEALNVMRLDSPMSAILSALIFNAIIIPLLIPLAMKGIAYKPTSSAKLLQRNLLVYGLGGVIIPFAGIKLIDLMVQIWV; from the coding sequence TTGTTCCTGTCGTTTGCTCCGAATGCTTTCGGTGGAGACACGCCGGCTTGGTTCAATATTACGGTCGCTATTATTCTCTTGATTACGTTGTTGTTCGCAAACTTTGCTGAAGCATTAGCGGAGGGACGGGGCAAAGCTCAGGCGGATTCGCTCAAACACTCCAAAAAAGATATCGTTGCTTATAAGGAAACTGGAGGCACGCTGCGCGAAGTTTCGTCAAGCGAGCTGCGCAGAGGAGATATCGTTCAGATCGAAGCCGGGCAATGGGTTCCCGGTGATGGTGAAGTTGTGGAAGGTCTTGCTTCCGTCGACGAATCTGCCATTACGGGTGAGTCTGCTCCTGTCATCAAAGAAGCCGGAGGCGACTTCAGCTCGGTAACTGGGGGCACTAAGGTGCTCAGCGACTGGATTAAGGTGCGGATTACGAGTGATCCCGGCGAGTCTTTCCTGGACCGTATGATCTCGCTGGTCGAGGGTGCTAAACGGCAGAAGACGCCAAATGAAATCGCGCTTAATACGGTGCTGACATGTTTAACGATTATTTTCCTCATTGTAGTCGTGACGCTTCCTTTCTTCGGCAATTATCTTGACGTCACACTGGAAGTTCCAGTACTTATTGCGCTGCTCGTCTGCCTGATTCCAACGACAATCGGCGGTCTGCTATCCGCTATCGGCATCGCCGGCATGGATCGGGTAACCCAGTTCAATGTCATTGCCATGTCGGGCAAGGCGGTTGAAGCTGCGGGCGATATTAACACGATTATTTTGGATAAAACAGGAACGATCACGTACGGCAACCGGATGGCCAGCGAATTCATCTCGGTTGGCGGGACGAATGAAACAGCAGTGGCCGAATGGGCTGTTGTCAGTTCTCTGAAGGACGGAACGCCAGAAGGTCGCTCCGTGGTTGAGCTGGCTAAAAAGATGGGCTTAAGCGACAATCAGTCGCTTGCGGCGGATGGAGAATGGGTAGAATTCCGAGCAGAGACGCGGATGAGCGGCATCAATCTAACGGACGGACGCAAGGTGCGCAAAGGCTCTGTGGACGCGATCAAAAAGTGGGTGACTGAGCAGGGGGGAGCGATTCCGAGCGACCTCGATGTTAAAAGCGACAAAGTAGCTTCAGCAGGCGGAACGCCGCTTGCTGTGGCCGTGGATGAGCGGCTGCTCGGCATCATTTATTTAAAGGACACCGTTAAACCCGGCATGAAGGAACGGTTCGAACAGATGCGGCAAATGGGCATCAAAACGATCATGTGTACGGGAGACAATCCGCTTACCGCACAGACGATTGCAAGAGAAGCTGGAGTCGACGACTTCATCGCGGAAAGTAAACCGGAGGACAAAATTGCCGTTATCAAGCGGGAACAAGCCGCTGGCAAGCTGGTCGCGATGACCGGCGACGGTACGAATGATGCACCGGCGCTCGCCCAAGCCGATGTCGGTATTGCGATGAACAGCGGTACTACGGCGGCGAAGGAAGCGGCGAATATGGTCGATCTGGATTCCGATCCGTCCAAAATTATTGAGGTGGTCGCGATTGGCAAGCAGCTTTTGATGACGCGCGGCGCGCTCACGACGTTCAGCATTTCCAATGATGTGGCCAAGTACTTTGCGATCATTCCGGCAATGTTCATGGCCGCCATTCCGCAGATGGAGGCGCTGAACGTAATGAGACTCGATTCGCCGATGTCGGCTATCCTGTCTGCACTTATTTTCAACGCAATTATTATTCCACTACTTATTCCACTCGCGATGAAAGGGATCGCATACAAGCCGACGAGCTCCGCGAAGCTGCTGCAGCGCAACTTGCTCGTTTATGGGTTGGGCGGCGTCATTATTCCTTTTGCCGGAATTAAGCTGATCGATCTTATGGTGCAGATATGGGTATAA
- a CDS encoding K+-transporting ATPase ATPase C chain encodes MNILTISLRLSLVLMVLTGLIYNMAVTGIAQALLPKKADGSLIYNKEGQLIGSELIGQNFTDPKWFHGRLSSISYTANGSGTPNYAPSNPDLLARANQSVQDWQTANPDVPVSNLTMDLITNSGSGLDPHISPKGAQAQIPRISKLTGLSVSELEALVSKHTASRQLGIFGEPTVNVLKLNLALQQATQK; translated from the coding sequence ATGAATATTTTAACGATAAGTTTGCGGCTCAGCTTGGTGCTGATGGTGCTTACGGGTCTGATCTACAATATGGCTGTAACAGGAATTGCTCAGGCGCTGCTGCCCAAAAAGGCAGACGGAAGCCTGATTTACAACAAGGAAGGCCAACTGATCGGCTCGGAGTTAATCGGCCAAAACTTTACTGACCCAAAATGGTTCCACGGTAGGTTGTCGAGTATCAGTTACACTGCGAACGGTTCCGGCACGCCGAACTACGCTCCATCCAACCCGGATCTGCTGGCCAGAGCTAATCAATCCGTTCAAGATTGGCAAACTGCGAATCCGGATGTTCCTGTCAGCAATTTAACGATGGATCTGATTACGAACTCCGGCTCGGGCCTTGACCCCCATATCAGCCCAAAAGGAGCTCAGGCGCAAATACCTCGCATTAGCAAATTGACCGGATTGTCCGTTTCCGAACTGGAAGCTTTGGTCAGTAAACATACTGCTTCCAGGCAGCTTGGCATTTTCGGAGAGCCGACTGTCAATGTATTAAAGCTTAATCTAGCGTTGCAGCAGGCGACGCAGAAATAA